The genomic region ATATAGTGTAAACTTGTCCTTTGTGTGGACCTGATTTGAGTCTTGAGGTGTGAATAGTGCATATGTACAAATTTAATTCGTTAACGtaatgattttcttttcttgaaggCAAGAGGTTGATTGTTGTGTGGTATAGATTGACTAAATTGGAGTTAGGCTGAAACCATGTTACCTTTAATCAAAACCATGAATTACTATAAAAGGTTTCATGAATGTGATACTCAAATCTGTTTGGCATGTTCTTGTTTGTTATTACCTCATAGTCCTACGTCAACTCGGTACTGAATGTCTTATTTCGTGATGGTTCTGAGGAAAGAAACCCTTTTCTTATTTTGAAAATCTCATGATTTTTTTCATCTAGGTGCATGACGAGAAGGAATTCGATCGTGTTCTTGGCATAGAGGGGATTGAGCTTATTGGCATCAACAATCGGAATCTTGGTATGCCTTACCATTTGTCTTTCATCCTTTTTGgtcaattttttattatatataaactTTCGAGGCTAGGATCATCAATGATTTTGCTTTACCTTTATCGGCTTGCAGAAACATTCGAGGTGGATATCGCCAATACGAAGAAACTTCTTGAAGGAGAGCGAGGCAAAATTGTCCGTGAGAGAAACATAATTGTAAGTAGCCTTCTTTGTTAATTACAGTTGTATGAAAGAGATGTTATCTGATTTTGAAAACCATTCTAATGGTTTTATGGCTTCTTCAGATGGTAGGAGAATCTGGTCTGTTCACACCAAATGATATTGCATATGTACAAGAAGCAGGTGTTAAAGCTGTAAGTATTGCAAGTTTAATATGTCCATATAAAGTGATTTTTTTAACTTAATTTTTTTATCCAACGTGTTTGCAAGCAATTGTGTCATATAATGTTAATGTGCaagaattttacttttatgcaggTTTTGGTTGGAGAGTCTATTGTAAAACAAAATGATCCGGGGAAGGGAATCACCAGCTTGTTTGGCAAGGATATATCTCTAAGTTGATTTCACCAAACATTTCTTCAGATATTATTTATTATCCTCCTTTCAAAATTATCTCTCCTGTTTCACCAACTGTTTTACGACGATGACGACAATGACGACGTTGAAGAAAAATTGTACAGAAGAAAAaagattatgatgatgatgaaagaAGAAAATGAGAACGAGAAGGTGGAGGTGGAGGAAGAGGAAGTGATAATAATAATCATGATCATGATAatgaaggaggaggagaaggagaaggagaaggaagaagaggaggaggaggaggaagaaaaagaatgTACGAAGAAAAAATTAAGTGTATATAAATTTGAATTGGTTGgacttgattaaaaaaaaattagttatttagTATTTCTGTTAAATTAAAATGTACACCATGTTAGCTTTTATTAACATGTTATTTTATTAGTATTAACAAACTAATGATATCGgaacaaaatcaaatattttaaattagaactaATCGAACAAAAATTACACAGACACGGataacaacttaattaattattattattattattattcaggtTGATTTTGTCCTTGTTTCCTTATCCCCTGTTTCTTTTACTagactttctttcttttttgtttttgtctgaaaaaattcatttttcttttgttattcttTAGTTcgacaaattaaaaattaatttattatagatttgagttttatttaaggATTTGCTGTTAGCTAATAAATTACTGTATGTATAAAGCAGAATTTTAACATCTAATACTTACTTAAACACACTAATAAAATTAGACTAGTCtaagtttgaaaattttattcTTCTCTGCTGAAGAATAATACAACATGAAGGGAAATTCTAAGGCCTAGTAGCAGGCCCATATGAAAACTTGTCCAACCTGAcccaaaatgaaaaaaaaaaaaacctcctACATGTTAACACAGCAACAAAATAAATAGACATCAGCAtgtaaccgaaaaaaaaaaaaatagacatCAGCATATCCTCTATCTATCTTTGAATTATATTCTGGAATTTCACAACTGCAGCAAATTGAAGATTATCCATATTTGTTATATAATGTGTGGAACAGAATTGATTTGACCTAATTCCTTTAAATTATCACTTTTTGTTCCTTGTGAGTTGGAATTTGGGGTCCATTCTATCATTCTTTTAAATTTCATTATAGTTAATTATTCAAGAACAAACATATAGCTGTACAATCATCAACTGCAGCATTAGGACACTTGACTTTCCAGGCTTGAAGGGCATGCTTTACTAATGTTTTTGCTGCTTCTGACCTCTTCCTTGCTGAACTAATTATGTTAATTACTTCTTCATTTGTTAGCACATCCCATATCTGTGaatatcataaaaataattaagtatatataaaaaattaatttttaattaactaacattaactaattttttattataattctttttttaatgctcatttttcaaaagatttggagtttaaatttaaaaatttatgatAAAATGTAAGTTTAAAAAATGTTTAATTACTCCACTAGTCCCTATAGTTttatcgaattttcaattaggtccctataatttttttttctttttaattgggtttttagtgcttgtttgggcgtcattattttgataaaaaaagattttttttcaatgaaaaaagatctttttttttattttttagcgtgtttggcaaatttctagtagtaaaagtaaaagcactagaaaaataaaaaaaaaacatcttttttgagaagctgtaatttacatctttttttaaaagatctttttctcttaaaaaaaagatatttttcatgtaataaataaacaaaaaagtacttttatattattatacccaaacataattgatagataaaaagatctttttacatgagatatccaaacataaaattacttttacttttctataagatcttttaaaaaaaagataactcgaaaaaagatcttttcttagaagctcacccaaacaagctcttatatcatatcagattttgtaattaagtccctgCTGTTACAAAAATATTGTAACCAACTAAATATTCTGttaaacaaaatagaatattCATTCAAGCGTTGGACATATTCGTCttgtttaacagaatattctgttaattccAATATTTTTGTCACGGCaaagatttaattataaaatttgatatgatatagagatccaattgaaaagaaaaaaagtataaggaccaaATTGAAAATTCAGTAAAATTATAAGGATCGATAGAATAGTTAAACCTTTAAAAAATTTACTgatatttgttaaaaaaaaattaattctctaattaaaatcatataataATAGTATAGTCATTTAATATGCCAGTCTCTTTATTTTAGCTAAAATAAAAATGTGTAATACtacatgtacactaaaatcagctaccaaaatcagtcaccagtataaaatatatgttagaatacaaatacactttaaaaataaattaaaccacacatatttatatacaaatacattggtgactgattttagtgactgattttggtatacaaataacatttttgaataaaaaattattatttcaatAATGTATATACTTACTCCATCAGAGGCCAAAACCACAAATTCATCTTGTTTGTTAATTCTTCTATAGATTACATCAGGAACTGAGATGAGACCATAATCTTTTAGGCAGAAATCTCCAAATGATCTTGTCATAGCCAAGCCAGGACAATCTTCTTCAGCCATCCATATTCTATTTATACCACTTGGATCATCTTTTGATGGAAAGATTCTGCCTCCACACTTAGTTATTCTTGAAGCTTCACCTGATTATATGAGTGACAATCATAAGAAAGGTATTTATTAACCATAGTAgacttgattttgattttgattttcataGGCATGAAAGAATGGCACATCAATTATGACCttttatgaaaaatattttatcaaataaaagtatttttttatacaatccaaaaaaaaatatatattgaagctatttttaattgaaaatatcCAAACATATAAGCTAATACTCACATCaattatatcaaaattattaTACAAATAACAGCTCATTAAAAACAATGTTAATGTTATTAGAAACTGCTGCTAAATGTTTNNNNNNNNNNNNNNNNNNNNNNNNNNNNNNNNNNNNNNNNNNNNNNNNNNNNCCTGTAGTATATTATTTTCAAACATACATCTAAATATTTGTATATgtgaaataataaatatatataattttttcaaAGTGTATTTTTCCAAAAGTTTCATGTTTTAACTCCTCAAGAACAAATAAATAAGCCAAATGGAATTAAAAGCTAAACAAGTGATTTTTTCTAGATTTATAAATAAACTTTAATACTTACTTGGAATATTTGGTTTTAGGTCAACGGTAAGTTGAATAGGAATTCGAAAATTGTCATCTGTTTTTGTGCAAAGAATTGCACGAGAATCTCCTAAATTACCAATTATCAACTGATTttcctaaaaatttttgaaaaagtaatGTAATAATTANNNNNNNNNNNNNNNNNNNNNNNNNNNNNNNNNNNNNNNNNNNNNNNNNNNNNNNNNNNNNNNNNNNNNNNNNNNNNNNNNNNNNNATTTTATGAATTAAGAATTTATATCATCAGATTATAAGTTACAATAAAAAAAACTGCAAATATTAATAGTTAGTAATAATGCAATTGTGATATTTTCAATTATACCTGCTTAACTATAGTGACAGCAGTGCTACCGCCACTAAAGCTACCAATGTAAACGTTCTGAGCAAGATCTCTATCCATTTCACTAAAAGACTTCAAAAAGCTTCCCTCCCATGAAACACAAGGCATGTTTTGGTTTTCATCACCATTGATATCCAATCCAAGTTGGCTCTTACTAATTTGCTGTGACATTTTGATTGATGTGGAGAGTTTTGAAGGAAGATTATTGCATATGGTTTGTGCATATTTGTGCCCTTGAGGACCATGACCATCGAACACACCACAAAATATCATGTCTTTTTCTCCAGTGAAGTTCTGAGTATACATCATATATATTGAAGATAACAATTTACTTGCCCTAGCTAATTCATCATTTGATCATATAAATTTGTGTGTGCAAATGATTGAGATtgattattgaaaaaaaaaaaaagaagaaaaattttaataaaatgatAGAGGCAGAAAAATGAGACACATAAAGAatcggccacgcttttaaaatgcTACTATAACAACtttattggcacgctttaaaagcgtgcctgtttctctctatggctacGTAAAAAGCATGGATAAATCTCGAATCAATTGTCACCCTAATAAAAACGTGGCTATAGACCTCTTTCGCCACGTTTTTTAAGCGTAACAAGAAAAAACATGGTCAAATCTGTAATCAATCACCACCTTCATAAAagtgtggccattgaccacttttgacCACGCTTTTAAAGCTTAGCAAAAAAAAGCGTGATCATTGACTTTTTTTCGTAGTGATATAATTAAACAAGTATGTCAATTATTTCATAAGATACTGATATTTCAATAATTTTaatcataattttagttttatatatataattaatctGAGATTAATGTTTAAAACTATTAGAAGATGGATATTTAAAATACCTAAAAGATTAATCCTATTAATTATACCTCCCAAACTGTCATTGCATCTTGATTCACTTCTTTTTGACCCTTTTGGGAATACATTGATACAAATTTAGAGGATCCACTTAACATAACCTTGGCTCCACAATGTCCATATCTATATGGTAAATAATCATTTGAATTATTTGAATCAGAGTCATCAGCATCATACACTTTTCGTCCAATAGAAACTTGACACGTACAAGCATTTCCCATATATCTACCAATAGATTTCTGGATAAAAGAACCAATAATGTGTAGGAAAAAAtgagttattttttttctttggggGTGGGGGAGGAAAATTATGATTGGGAGTTTGGATAAAAGTGAAAGGTCAAGAgaaggatttttttttcttttgtcatttaatttataataagGTTAGGATTAGAGACACATTATAGTTTGAGTTGGCTCAATCCTAATTCGGTTCAAGATTTTCGTAATGGATATActattttaatcaataaaaatcTGTATATTCTTTGAAAATTTAACTGTTAACAGCTCCATTTATTGTGGCAACGACTAATGTTGTTAGAAGAGAGAGTTTTCACGCactgaaataaaaagaaaatattaggaTGCTAACATTTCTTTTTTTCGGAAAAAATTAGAAGTTCGTTAGAATTATATTGGCTCAAATACAtgataaatataaaagaaaaatattaatcatttaaaatttttcattagagaaaacatcaagaaaataaggaaaaagaaaacataaaagcaAGCAGAACATAAAACAAAATTTTACTTATTATTGTAAAAACAATgtacaaatatatataaatttttgtgcttaaataatTCAATCAACTCAAACTTAAGTATTAACTTAACATATTTCTATAATGAATTGTATGATTGCATGAGGCAAATAACATCTACTGACTCAAATGCAtggatataaaaaaataataataaaagatgtACAACCTTTTTTACCACTTTTTAAAACTCTTGACATGTATTTTCTACTCTTAAACACGAGACAGTAATGCACTAACAAGTTCATTTCTCACTATTCATAATGTGGAAGAGTAaagtatcaaaattctcgttaggaaaaatcaaatcattttaaaatcatccataaaaaacCAAAATCCAACAACACcaccaacaataataataataatatcatttTGCTCTAACAAATTTGTCAAATAAATTAACCATTTTGTGTTTTTGGGTGAAACTTTTGTTATTTATAATACTATTTCAACGACCTTTTTTTGTTTACAAATTTATATTACTTCATTATCTTTATACGAAACTAATGTATCAATAAGTACATGTTTCTATtgatttactcttttatttattttttattaaatatatatataaataaaattagttGAAATGACAAATAATTTGGGGGTAAAGTaatatttttgtctttaatatTTTGGTCAAATTTTAATTTGGTATCTAACGctttagtgtgtgtttggattgagGTTTGTCAAACTAGAGTTTGAATGAgagattttataaaattgattttgaatagaAGTAAGTTTATAccaacatgatttatgtttgtcaattttatactaaaactgattttgataaaatgaatattgtttggataatattagttaaaatcacttttagatagataattagttaattattaaaaaaaatatattacaacaaaaatttaataaaaataaaaaatcaaaatataaaaaataataaaaaaattatgaaaaaaattattaaagcCAATAATCACAAGCAACAAACTTAAACGCCTGTTAAGTGAACGCAGAAGTTACAATTTTTTGCTTTTAAGAGAACCCACTTTTAGGATGTAAAATCACTTCTGTGTTCAGAAAAAAAAGGTTAAACGTGTTTAGTATTTGACAAACACACCCTTAATCGTCTTATCTTTATCCCAACAAATTTTATGTTCAATGTTATCTTCCATTATTTAACACTAATAGTTGATAGAATGAGCGATGTGAATTTAATAATATTACTAGTTAAGTCATATCTTCTTCTATATGTTAGAAAAACATAACCAAAATATTCTTGTAAtactttttctctttaatttatttttatacaaaACTTCAAATACTAATAATCAATCATTAATGTTCCAAAATCAAAGAAAAGTCTTTTATATGGTAGATAGATTTTACTTACATAATGAAATTAAATGCTATTAACTTTTCAATATACAAATTGTTTATATCAGATTTAATGGTGTGACACTGAATATGTTTAAAACTTTTTGGGATTGAAATAGGAAGTTTAAAAGTTTTGGGGACTGAAATATAGTAGGAATGTCAGCGAGGTAGGACAAAGGCGGAAATATTATTTTCCATCTCCATCTCTCTAATAGTTCTAGTTctgactaattattaatttctataggaatagagttgaaagtAGTTATTCTATACAAAACagtaagattttatacaaaaaatctAAATGACACAAAAGTAACTTCTTTCAAAATGACGCAATAGAGGACATCATAGCAATGGATAAGGTAGGAGATGCGACGACAGAGAGGAGAATGAACACGGTGACAGAGTTGTAGAAAGGAACgccattaaatttaaatttaccaACTTAAATAAGATAGATTTGAATTCAAATctcttaaatttaaaataaaaaaaacacataCTTAAATtcggaaatggatcctctccggTTTTTTCAACACTTGAGAAAAtgcagtgtgatctctcaccagtTGTTTCTttactggagaggatccactccccttaaattcaaattttatcttaaaatttaaattttaaatttttgaaataacaaaaaaaaactaaataaataacaaaaaatattttgagatgaagaacgaaaactatTTCTTAAAGAAGAATCAATTGCAtgaattagaaatagaaaaaataattgcattaatctatAGACTAACAGAGCTTCTCACCTTAATATAGGAGAATTAAAAACTCATGCTTGTTCTTGAAATTCTTAAGAAATTGAAAACTGTAAAGTggtgaaaaagagaagagagtcAGCGATCGAGAGAAAGAGTCCCTTCTCTATGAGTGATCTCACTTATTTATACTAAAATTTCTactgattcaaattcaaattctaaaactaatcttattttaaccAGAGTAGTTAAGATAACTtcctaatttaaatttaaaaaacttaaataatatctttttctaattaaaaaataaattcaaatacaaattaaatACACGAGATTGATTGATTTGCTGAGGACGTGGGGACCACCTTGAGTGCAGGAACTGGCGCCAACTTGAAGTCGTGGCGTTTGGCGCCAAGGTTGCTTCGCGGACTGGTACTAAACGCCAATGTCACAGCGTTTAGCGCCATGATTCTAGAAAGaaagtataatttattatatatcgttgaaaagctctaAAAGCTGGCTTTCTAATGCCGCTGAAATCGCattatttggacctctatagttcaagttatgctcgttggagTATGAAGAAGTCATAGTTGATAGCATTTACAAATTCTCTCTGCACTTGTCTTCAATTCTTGGTTTCTCCTTGTGCTTTTGCTTCTCTTTTCCTAAAATTTTTCTAAAAGAATACCAAGAAAATCAAAGTACTAATAAAATAATCTTAAAAATCATATAATTACTAAGCAAAAGTCatgaatttttttataaaaaatgtctACGTACTTAAGATGCAGACCCAATTAAAATTGGGGCTAAACTTTGAAATCAAAATAACACTTTAACCAATAATTTATACCTTAACTAAGGTTTTGGATTTAActcttgaaaatataaaaaataaaatatagttgTGCCACTAATCATTCTCATATCTTCATTATATACGGTACGGTATAGAAACATGAATGAATTTTACATTTTGAAGGTAGCAATAAAATGTCCATTAGAAATTATATGGACTCATCAAGCTACAAAAGGACGTGATTaatttggaaagaaaaagaaGGTACCAATTGCCAAATGGAAAAGCAAAGAATTGCGAAATTTGAACCACAAACAAAAGTCGTCTTCAGTGAATTGGAAAATTCTCATAACCCCACAAATACAGAGAATAAAGGACCCGACATGTCAAGAGATGTTAGTTACAACACAAGCTTAATCCCCACCATATTCGCCACATTTACGTCATTTTTTGGGGCATTCATTTAAAGAGCTTCATTCATAGTTTCGTACCAAATACTTGAATTGATATATATCATGAACAATTGAAGTTCAATAATATTGTATTGATTTATATATTAATGTGGGGTTGATTTTCTTTCTTTGACAAGTAATCTGCTTAAAATATTgagaatatagaaaaaaaaaaaagttctgtTAATATATCTACAACATACAATATTTACATATGTTTAAATTGATTATTAAGAAGAGAATAAAATGTGATCAAAATTCATCGAAATTAGAATGAAACTAAAagaacaaatatttttattttattttattgttttggtAAAACA from Arachis ipaensis cultivar K30076 chromosome B02, Araip1.1, whole genome shotgun sequence harbors:
- the LOC107627724 gene encoding probable protein phosphatase 2C 65 — translated: MGNACTCQVSIGRKVYDADDSDSNNSNDYLPYRYGHCGAKVMLSGSSKFVSMYSQKGQKEVNQDAMTVWENFTGEKDMIFCGVFDGHGPQGHKYAQTICNNLPSKLSTSIKMSQQISKSQLGLDINGDENQNMPCVSWEGSFLKSFSEMDRDLAQNVYIGSFSGGSTAVTIVKQENQLIIGNLGDSRAILCTKTDDNFRIPIQLTVDLKPNIPSEASRITKCGGRIFPSKDDPSGINRIWMAEEDCPGLAMTRSFGDFCLKDYGLISVPDVIYRRINKQDEFVVLASDGIWDVLTNEEVINIISSARKRSEAAKTLVKHALQAWKVKCPNAAVDDCTAICLFLNN